CCACCCTCCATTCCCTGCCGCCGGCTCTCTACCAGGACCCCCTGCTGGGGCGCACCGGCTCAGGGATTCCGTTGGAGGGTGGGGCGCTCCTGGACGGACGCCGGCGTGCCCACCCCCTGGGGGTTCAGCTGTCCTCGCCGGCTTCGGCGTCTTCGGCGATCGGGTAGACGAAGCCCTGCGCGCGTCCGCTCAGGACAGCCTTGCCCAGCGACATGGCCTTCTGGGCCGCCACACCGGCCTTCGCCTTCCAGTGGGCGTGGCGCTGGTTGCGCTTGCCCTTGGAGGTTTTCTTCTTGGGAACGGCCATCCCTTTAACTCACTGCCAAACGACGATCCTGCTTCGCCGACTCGCCTTTCGTCAAATCGCTACAGTCGACTTCCGCAAAGCAACTCCTGAAAAGGACGCCAGGCCTGTGAGCAGCAGTTCTCCTCCGGAGCCGGCCACGACCTCCGCCGCCCAGGCCAAGCCCGGTGCCGAGTCCGGCGCGTCACCCGCCCCTGCGGCTCCTGCCACCCCTGCGCCCTCCAAGCCGGCCCCGCCGGTGAGTCCGGGGTTCAGCCTCGGGGGCCAGGGGGCCGCGGCTCCCTCCTACAGCCAGCTGCTGCGGGACATCGAAGCCGGAAAGATCAAGAGCCTGGAGCTCGCTCCTGCCCAGCGGGTGGTCACCGCCACCTTCCAGGACGGCCGCAGCCGCCAGGTGGCGGTGTTCAGCGACAATCAGCAGCTGCTGCGCACCGCTGAGCAGGCCCGGGTTCCGTTGACGGTGCGGGACGAGCGGCGCGACGACGCCATGGCCGGCCTGGTCACCAACGGCCTGCTGGTGGCCCTGCTGATCGCCGGCCTGGTGCTGCTGGTGCGCCGCTCCGCCCAGGTGGCCAACAAGGCGATGGGCTTCGGCCGCAGCCAGCCCCGCCTGCAGGAGGAAGGGGCGATCACGGTGCGCTTCGAGGACGTGGCCGGCATCGCCGAGGCCAAGGAGGAGCTCCAGGAGGTGGTGACCTTCCTCAAGACCCCCGAACGGTTCACCTCCATCGGCGCCCGCATTCCCAAGGGGGTGCTGCTGGTCGGCCCCCCCGGCACCGGCAAGACGCTGCTGGCCCGCGCCATCGCCGGTGAAGCCGGGGTGCCCTTCTTCTCGATGGCCGCCACCGAGTTCGTCGAGATGTTCGTCGGCGTGGGGGCCAGCCGGGTGCGGGACCTGTTCCGCCAGGCGAAGGCCAAAGCGCCCTGCATCATCTTCATCGACGAGATCGATGCGGTGGGCCGCCAGCGGGGGGCCGGCATCGGCGGTGGCAACGACGAGCGGGAGCAGACCCTCAACCAGCTGCTCACCGAGATGGATGGCTTCGAGGACAACTCCGGCGTGATCCTGCTGGCCGCCACCAACCGTCTCGACGTGCTCGACACGGCCCTGCTGCGGCCTGGCCGCTTTGATCGCCGCATCAGCGTCGACCTACCGGACCGCGCCGGCCGGGAGGAGATCCTCTCGGTTCACGCCCGCACCAGACCCCTGGCCGAGGAGGTGTCCCTGGCCGACTGGGCCCGCCGCACTCCCGGCTTCTCCGGTGCCGACCTGGCCAACCTGCTCAACGAGGCGGCCATCCTGACGGCCCGTCGCCAGAAGAGCCAGGTGGACGACCAGGCCATCGGCGATGCCCTTGAGCGGATCACCATGGGGCTGGCGGCCGCCCCGCTGCAGGACAGCGCCAAGAAGCGGCTGATCGCGTACCACGAGATCGGCCACGCCCTGCTGACCACACTCCTGCCCCACGCCGACCGGCTCGACAAGGTGACCCTGCTGCCCCGGGCCGGCGGGGTGGGGGGCTTCGCCCGCACCATGCCCGATGAGGACATCCTCGATTCCGGGCTGATCAGCAAGGCCTACCTGCGGGCGCGGCTGGTGGTGGCCCTCGGCGGCCGGGCCGCCGAACTGGTGGTGTTCGGCCCCAGCGAGGTGACCCAGGGGGCCAGCAGCGATCTGCAGCTGGTGCGGCGCATCTGCCGCGACATGGTGCTGCGCTACGGCTTCTCCAGCCTGGGCCCCCTGGCCCTGGAGGAGGAGGGGGAGGAGGTGTTCCTCGGCCGTGACTGGATCCGCTCAGCCCCCCACACCTCCGTGCGCACCGGCAACCGCATCGACGAACAGGTGCGCCAGCTGGCCTTCGAAGCCCTGGAGAAGGCCGTGGCGGTGCTCACCCCCCGACGCGAACTGATCGATGAGCTGGTCAACAGGCTGATCGAGCTGGAGACCATCGACGGTGACAGCTTCCGCGCCTTGGTGGAGGCCCATGAGGGCAAGGGCGGTTCAGCCCTCGCCGGCCAGACCGGAGGCAAAGCGGATGTCGAGGCTGCGCAGGTAGGTGTGTAGGCCGGCGTCCTGAATCGGCAGCAGCCGAGCGGGATGGCCGCTTTCATTGACATGGGAATGCCAGTGGCCCGGCGGCGTCACGAAGGCGGCGCCCGGCTCCCATTCCATGCGCAGGGGGTTGCGGATCGTGCCGTCGGGATTGAGGTCGGGACCGGAGAGGGTGGCGCAGCCCGGCTGGCAGTCGATCACCAGGTCCAGGGCCACCGACTGGTGCCGATGGGGGGGCTGAACCGCGCCGGCCGGCACCAGTCCGTACATGGCCCAGAGGGTGTGGGTCACGGTGCGGCTCGCCGGCAGGGCCGTGTTGGCCATCAGCAGGCTGAGGCGATTGCTGCGGGCGCTGCTGGGATCCGCCGCCAGCGCCGCCAGCTCCTCATCCAGCCAGGCGGCCGGGTAGTGGCTGGGGGCGAAACGGGCGGATTCGGCCCGAACCCCGAGGAAAGTGAGCAGGGGGGCGTCGTGGATCCAGTACAGAACGCTCTCTTCGGAGGCGTCCAGCCGGGGCTCCAGCCCCGCCGGGAGCACGAACAGATCCCCGCGGGCCCAGGCCAGATCCAGGGGTTCTTCCCCGGCAGCGGAGGGGCAGAGGCAGCGGCCGGATCCCCGATACACATAGAAGAGGGAGCTGGTGGCGTTGGCGGCCACCCCGATGGATTCACCGCCCAGGATGCGCACGAAGTTGGCACTGAGAGCCGGGCTTGTGGCGGGGTGGGGACAGCCGAGACGAGCGCTGAGGTCGAGGGGAAGCACCGCCGTCGGGCCCGTGGCGTGGAGCTCGGGGCCCCAGCGACCCTCCGGAATCGGCTCGGTGAGACCAGGACGGATGGGATTGGCAGCCTGGCGGTAATCGAACAGGAGGGTGTCGGAGTGCCAGTCGTGGCGGCCGGCGATGGCGGCGGGGCTGGGGGGCCTGGACGCTTGGATCTGCCCCATGGGTTCAGGTTGCAATCGTTGACAGATCTTATGGATTTCTTTCCGTCGCCGGCACCATTCCCGGGGCGATCCCCGGCACGGATTGGCCACAGCGCTGCTGCCCTCACACCGGGGGGGGGGGGCGATCAGCCGCCGGCCACCGCCGGCACGATGCTGACCTCATCGCCGTCGCTGAGGACCGTGGCCTGGTTGTCGAGGAAGCGGATGTCCTCACTGTTCACATACAGGTTGAGGAAGCGGCGCAGTTTGCCGTTCTCATCGCACAGGCGGGCCTGGATGCCGGGGTAGCGGCCTTCGAGGGCCTGGAGCAGGCCGTCGATGCTGGTGGCCTCCAGGCTGACGCTGGCCTCGTCGTTGGTGAACTTCTGCAGGGGGGTGGGGATCAGAACCTGGATGGCCATGGAAGCGGTCGAAGGGGCAGGGACGGGGGTGACGGGGGCGATCAGGCCCGGGGGGCGGCGCCGCCGTGGCAGGCCTGGGAGCGCTCCCAGGCTTCGTGGAAGCTGGCCAGCTGGGGCTCGATGGTGTAGGGAGCGCCGATGGAGGAGGCGATGGCCTCGGTGGTCTTGAGGCCGTTACCGGTGATGTAGGCGACCGTGGTTTCCGAGGGGTCGATCTTCCCCTGCTCCACCAGCTTCTTGAGCACGGCGATGGTGGTGCCCCCGGCGGTTTCGGTGAACACCCCCTCCATCTCGGCCAGCAGCTTGATGCCGTCGATGATCTCCTCATCGGTGACGGCGGCGATGCTGCCGCCGGTGCGGTTGGCGATGTCGATGGCATAGGGGCCATCGGCCGGATTGCCGATGGCGATCGACTTGGCGATCGTGTTCGGCTTCACCGGCGTGATGAAGTCGCGGCCGGCGGCGAAGGCCTGGGCGATGGGGGAGCAGCCTTCCGCCTGGGCGCCACTGAAGCGCACTGGCTTCTCATCGACGAGACCCACCTTGATGAATTCGTCGAAGCCCTTGCGGATTTTGGTGAACAGGGAGCCGGAGGCCAGGGGGGCGACGATGTGGTCGGGAAGCTGCCAGCCCAGCTGCTCGATCACCTCGTAGCCAAGGGTCTTGGAGCCCTCGGAGTAATAGGGGCGCAGATTGATGTTGACGAAGCCCCAGCCGTAGGTGTTGGCCACCTCCGAGCAGAGCCGGTTGACCTGGTCGTAGTTGCCCTTCACCGCCATCAAGGTGGGGTTGTAGACGAGGGTGCCGAGCACCTTGCCCAGCTCGAGATCACTGGGGATGAAGACGCAGCACTCCAGGCCGGCATGGGCGGCGATGGCGGCGGTGGAGTTGGCCAGGTTGCCGGTGGAGGCGCAGCTGACCGTGGTGAAGCCCAGTTCCCGGGCCCGGGTGAGGGCCACCGAGACGACGCGGTCCTTGAAGGACAGCGTCGGCATGTTGACGCCGTCGTTCTTGATGTAGAGGGAGGAGAGGCCGAGGCGCCTGGCGAGGCGATCCGCCTTCAGCAGGGGGGTGAAGCCGGTGCCGACGTCGATCGGGTCGCCCTCGATGGGCAGGAATTCCCGGTAGCGCCAGATGGAGGTGGGGCCGGCCTCGATCGTGGCGCGGCTGACGCGGCTGCGGATGGCGTCGTAGTCGTAGACCACCTCAAGGGGGCCGAAGCAGACGTCCTCGCAGACGTGGCGGGCGCCGGCTTCGTAGGGATGACCGCATTCCTTGCAGCGCAGGCCCGTGAAGGTGGAGCGGGAAAGGGTGGCGGTCAAGGGAATCCCGATCACTGGGGGACACGCTAACAGCGGTGTCCGGAGGCC
This genomic stretch from Cyanobium gracile PCC 6307 harbors:
- the rpmF gene encoding 50S ribosomal protein L32, which produces MAVPKKKTSKGKRNQRHAHWKAKAGVAAQKAMSLGKAVLSGRAQGFVYPIAEDAEAGEDS
- the ftsH gene encoding ATP-dependent zinc metalloprotease FtsH, whose amino-acid sequence is MSSSSPPEPATTSAAQAKPGAESGASPAPAAPATPAPSKPAPPVSPGFSLGGQGAAAPSYSQLLRDIEAGKIKSLELAPAQRVVTATFQDGRSRQVAVFSDNQQLLRTAEQARVPLTVRDERRDDAMAGLVTNGLLVALLIAGLVLLVRRSAQVANKAMGFGRSQPRLQEEGAITVRFEDVAGIAEAKEELQEVVTFLKTPERFTSIGARIPKGVLLVGPPGTGKTLLARAIAGEAGVPFFSMAATEFVEMFVGVGASRVRDLFRQAKAKAPCIIFIDEIDAVGRQRGAGIGGGNDEREQTLNQLLTEMDGFEDNSGVILLAATNRLDVLDTALLRPGRFDRRISVDLPDRAGREEILSVHARTRPLAEEVSLADWARRTPGFSGADLANLLNEAAILTARRQKSQVDDQAIGDALERITMGLAAAPLQDSAKKRLIAYHEIGHALLTTLLPHADRLDKVTLLPRAGGVGGFARTMPDEDILDSGLISKAYLRARLVVALGGRAAELVVFGPSEVTQGASSDLQLVRRICRDMVLRYGFSSLGPLALEEEGEEVFLGRDWIRSAPHTSVRTGNRIDEQVRQLAFEALEKAVAVLTPRRELIDELVNRLIELETIDGDSFRALVEAHEGKGGSALAGQTGGKADVEAAQVGV
- a CDS encoding cupin domain-containing protein; the protein is MGQIQASRPPSPAAIAGRHDWHSDTLLFDYRQAANPIRPGLTEPIPEGRWGPELHATGPTAVLPLDLSARLGCPHPATSPALSANFVRILGGESIGVAANATSSLFYVYRGSGRCLCPSAAGEEPLDLAWARGDLFVLPAGLEPRLDASEESVLYWIHDAPLLTFLGVRAESARFAPSHYPAAWLDEELAALAADPSSARSNRLSLLMANTALPASRTVTHTLWAMYGLVPAGAVQPPHRHQSVALDLVIDCQPGCATLSGPDLNPDGTIRNPLRMEWEPGAAFVTPPGHWHSHVNESGHPARLLPIQDAGLHTYLRSLDIRFASGLAGEG
- a CDS encoding MoaD/ThiS family protein; translation: MIAPVTPVPAPSTASMAIQVLIPTPLQKFTNDEASVSLEATSIDGLLQALEGRYPGIQARLCDENGKLRRFLNLYVNSEDIRFLDNQATVLSDGDEVSIVPAVAGG
- the thrC gene encoding threonine synthase, which produces MTATLSRSTFTGLRCKECGHPYEAGARHVCEDVCFGPLEVVYDYDAIRSRVSRATIEAGPTSIWRYREFLPIEGDPIDVGTGFTPLLKADRLARRLGLSSLYIKNDGVNMPTLSFKDRVVSVALTRARELGFTTVSCASTGNLANSTAAIAAHAGLECCVFIPSDLELGKVLGTLVYNPTLMAVKGNYDQVNRLCSEVANTYGWGFVNINLRPYYSEGSKTLGYEVIEQLGWQLPDHIVAPLASGSLFTKIRKGFDEFIKVGLVDEKPVRFSGAQAEGCSPIAQAFAAGRDFITPVKPNTIAKSIAIGNPADGPYAIDIANRTGGSIAAVTDEEIIDGIKLLAEMEGVFTETAGGTTIAVLKKLVEQGKIDPSETTVAYITGNGLKTTEAIASSIGAPYTIEPQLASFHEAWERSQACHGGAAPRA